Proteins from a genomic interval of Antedon mediterranea chromosome 5, ecAntMedi1.1, whole genome shotgun sequence:
- the LOC140049315 gene encoding A-kinase anchor protein 17A-like yields MASTTLCNDTSEAIELFEPQKLYLKPIAKMSISVTLPQLKTPGKSISNWEVMEKLKNMIHPDQFIILRVKQSSFDFIRFEAEVETKALLKVLMLRLDSKNIKLSGFTELLKVRAAEAKIAHPTRHDWDSFFRDAQHMNECNPGERPDTIHLENLPGKWFSTKKDPDNPSEFIIRKIFEQYGELRNVDIPILDSYRHENQITGGKFGNFNFGGNITFSAYIQFTEYIGFVKAMDSLKGMKLMRKDDGKAYTVDYKVDFDKTKHMSAKSIRKRNKERERLIQLEREREEQKKKEREAEEQRVEEERRKKEEEGREKQRRKVQKAMRKMSRLEKREARRRIRKDEKKRLQAEAELQRKIAMEERKLLLAQRKLESIRLLTELFCRIKKIKQQEEVQRKVTELQNERIKQIEKEKKKKLDDERKKKKQEERKVRELKRRELKLKKKLLKNMEERNEKRKLEEMEELRKKISGKSRLKSAIVTAQKTERTDVKAVRSKVVSSTVPHKR; encoded by the exons ATGGCTTCCACGACCTTATGCAATGATACCTCCGAAGCCATAGAATTATTTGAGCCTCAGAAGCTCTACCTAAAACCCATTGCAAAGATGAGCATTTCAGTGACCCTGCCACAACTTAAGACACCAGGCAAGTCGATCAGTAACTGGGAAGTGATGGAGAAGCTAAAGAACATGATACACCCAGATCAATTCATTATCCTGCGTGTAAAACAAAGCTCTTTTGATTTTATTCGCTTCGAGGCTGAAGTTGAAACAAAAGCTCTGTTAAAAGTTTTAATGCTTCGTCTTGACAGCAAAAACATCAAGCTATCCGGTTTCACAGAACTGCTAAAGGTTCGAGCAGCGGAAGCTAAGATTGCTCACCCAACACGTCACGACTGGGACTCTTTCTTCCGCGACGCTCAACACATGAATGAGTGTAATCCGGGTGAAAGACCCGACACGATACATCTGGAAAACCTTCCTGGTAAATGGTTTTCCACGAAAAAGGACCCGGACAATCCAAGTGAGTTTATTATTCGTAAAATCTTTGAACAATACGGTGAGCTGCGTAACGTTGATATACCAATTTTAGACTCGTATCGACACGAAAATCAAATAACTGGAGGAAAATTTGGAAACTTCAACTTTGGTGGTAATATTACTTTCAGTGCTTATATACAGTTTACAGAATATATAGGTTTTGTAAAAGCAATGGATTCATTAAAAGGAATGAAGTTGATGAGGAAAGATGATGGCAAGGCATACACTGTGGATTATAAg gttgattttgataaaacaaaacacatgagTGCAAAATCAATACGGAAAAGAAATAAAGAGAGAGAAAGGCTCATACAACTTGAAAGAGAAAGGGAAgaacaaaagaaaaaagaaagagaagCAGAGGAACAAAGAGTAGAAGAAGAAAG gagaaagaaagaagaggaGGGACGGGAGAAACAGAGACGGAAAGTTCAGAAAGCCATGAGAAAAATGAGCCGGCTTGAAAAACGTGAAGCGCGTAGAAGAATAAGAAAGGACGAAAAGAAGCGACTCCAAGCTGAAGCCGAGTTGCAGCGGAAGATTGCAATGGAAGAGAGAAAACTGCTGTTAGCTCAGAGAAAATTGGAATCAATTCGTTTATTAACAGAATTATTTTGCCGAATAAAG AAAATAAAACAGCAGGAGGAAGTTCAAAGGAAAGTAACAGAACTTCAAAATGAGAggataaaacaaattgaaaaagagaagaaaaagaAACTAGATGATGAgcgaaagaaaaaaaaacaggagGAACGTAAAGTAAGAGAGTTGAAACGAAGAGAgttgaaattaaaaaagaaacttttaaaaaacatgGAAGAAAGAAATGAGAAAAGAAAACTTGAAGAAATGGAAGAGCTTCGTAAAAAAATAAGCGGTAAATCAAGGTTAAAATCGGCTATAGTCACGGCGCAAAAGACGGAAAGAACCGATGTAAAAGCAGTACGGAGTAAAGTCGTTTCGTCTACCGTACCTCATAAGAGGTGA